TTACGCCTTCCGTTCTATTGAATTAGTAAAAGACTAGCATGTTTTGTTAATTTGGACAAGTTAATGTTTCCTAAAAAGTCGACTCCAAAAAGAAACAGGTTGCTCTGCTTCCTGTTTTCGAATGGTATGTATTTCTCGAAGCACTTCCATTAGTTGCTGATCTCTCTTCGCTAATCGATCTTCACCGATAGCTAATTCTTTTTGCATTTCCTCCCTCATAGTTACCCTCATCATTTCTATTTCTTCCTTCATAACATCCTTGACAATATCCTTAATCGATCCTGCTAACTGGCCTAATAACCAAGATGAGGGTACTGCAAGTGTAGGATCAGCTTGTTCTTGATGAATCACAATGGTTTTATTGGGTTGTTCTTCTTTGATTCGTCTGATTTCATCTACATCAATACGGTACTCAGGACCATGATTTCCTAGTGATTTCTTTGCTTGTAATCGGCCGGAGTTAATCCAATTTCTGATTGTTGGGATACTAACATTTAGCATTTCAGCTGCTTCACGAATACCGACAGACGACACCTTACTACCCTCCCGATGGAGACTCTATTAGTTTGT
This region of Sulfoacidibacillus ferrooxidans genomic DNA includes:
- a CDS encoding helix-turn-helix domain-containing protein, coding for MSSVGIREAAEMLNVSIPTIRNWINSGRLQAKKSLGNHGPEYRIDVDEIRRIKEEQPNKTIVIHQEQADPTLAVPSSWLLGQLAGSIKDIVKDVMKEEIEMMRVTMREEMQKELAIGEDRLAKRDQQLMEVLREIHTIRKQEAEQPVSFWSRLFRKH